In Periplaneta americana isolate PAMFEO1 chromosome 3, P.americana_PAMFEO1_priV1, whole genome shotgun sequence, the following are encoded in one genomic region:
- the LOC138696592 gene encoding uncharacterized protein isoform X1: MEDEAGGLLFSTCINNVSQQFSISTVSLPPVSSDDERSENRIDTVTAANDLLENGILVETNKGLVCLSLKDALSSGVGGLNLSVEDFQNVAAQLLTQQNVEKATAEGSSPPLTLGDLMLNVLPDTTQVYGNNGNLEIVDTSVPLQVQIDLSENTKNEEKGLKKINGDTITEVSSKRKQTEPAVTGALIQDSPPGTIQTSVVTSSQFNVLQQQKKRGGWPKGRKRKPELSEMRPPKAPATGYVLYLNEKRKQYKDLPFPEVTKLLGNEWSKLSLEEKRIYLERAEVEKKRYREELKAYRQSDAYQSYLNKKRTKNLQGNGTEESDMDATDEIEDEDNEELYCRTCDQWFSSLHNKKEHLYGRQHLQSIAGDFTKERLAAEQDGNPVGTSSHSMSTSLDESSLDGAPVGRSGGKGASRYKQQDGGCGVGPSNMTDAITRFLEVTTEREREIKLLGLRLKEVQTNNTNLMKELSQLKEREKRLLEDMECEKEAEGVMEQQLYNLWTVPTMFFINSEVEQQDSSETIPVFICLPDES; this comes from the exons ATGGAAGACGAAGCTGGTGGTCTTCTCTTCAGCACTTGCATAAATAATGTCTCCCAGCAGTTTAGTATTTCTACAGTTTCACTACCACCAGTCTCTTCGGACGATGAAAGATCAGAAAATAGGATTGacactgttactgctgctaatgATCTACTGGAAAACGGGATTTTGGTGGAAACGAATAAAGG acTTGTTTGTTTATCGCTGAAAGATGCCCTTTCATCTGGTGTGGGAGGGTTAAATCTTTCTGTTGAGGATTTTCAAAATGTTGCAGCACAGCTTCTCACGCAGCAGAATGTAGAAAAAGCTACAGCAGAAGGGTCGTCACCACCACTTACATTGGGAGATTTGATGCTCAATGTTTTGCCTGATACAACGCAA gTGTATGGGAACAATGGAAATTTGGAAATAGTGGACACTTCTGTGCCTCTTCAAGTACAGattgatttatctgaaaatacaaaaaatgaagaaaagggATTGAAAAAGATAAATGGAGATACGATTACTGAAGTATCGTCAAAGAGAAAACAGACTGAACCAGCTGTAACTGGTGCATTAATTCAGGATTCACCACCTGGGACGATTCAAACATCTGTTGTCACATCTAGTCAG TTTAATGTATTGCAGCAACAAAAGAAACGTGGTGGGTGGCCAAAAGGGAGAAAACGTAAACCCGAACTCTCAGAAATGAGACCACCAAAGGCTCCAGCTACAGGTTATGTTTTATACCTCAACGAGAAGAGAAAACAGTACAAAGATCTACCCTTTCCAGAG gTGACTAAATTATTGGGTAATGAATGGAGCAAACTGAGTCTGGAGGAGAAACGTATCTACTTAGAACGTGCAGAAGTAGAAAAGAAGCGTTACCGGGAGGAACTTAAGGCATACCGTCAGTCAGATGCATACCAATCGTACCTGAATAAAAAGCGCACAAAAA ATCTCCAAGGCAATGGCACAGAGGAATCTGATATGGATGCTACAGATGAAATAGAA GATGAAGATAATGAGGAATTATACTGTCGAACTTGCGACCAGTGGTTCAGTTCACTTCATAATAAAAAGGAGCATTTGTATGGCAGGCAGCATCTTCAG TCAATAGCAGGAGACTTTACAAAAGAACGTCTAGCAGCAGAACAAGATGGAAATCCCGTAGGCACAAGTTCACATTCCATGTCAACTTCACTGGATGAGTCCAGTCTCGATGGTGCACCTGTGGGTCGTTCAGGTGGTAAAGGAGCCAGCAGATACAAGCAACAAGATGGTGGCTGTGGGGTAGGACCATCTAATATGACAGATGCTATCACAAGGTTCTTAGAGGTCACAACAG agcgTGAACGTGAGATTAAGCTGCTGGGTCTGAGGCTGAAAGAAGTGCAAACAAACAATACAAACCTCATGAAGGAACTGTCTCAACTcaaggaaagagagaaaagacTGCTTGAAGATATGGAGTGCGAGAAAGAGGCGGAGGGTGTGATGGAACAACAGCTATACAATTTATGGACAGTCCCCACCATGTTCTTTATAAACTCGGAGGTGGAACAGCAAGACTCTAGTGAAacaattccagttttcatatGCCTTCCAGATGAATCATAG
- the LOC138696592 gene encoding uncharacterized protein isoform X2: protein MEDEAGGLLFSTCINNVSQQFSISTVSLPPVSSDDERSENRIDTVTAANDLLENGILVETNKGLVCLSLKDALSSGVGGLNLSVEDFQNVAAQLLTQQNVEKATAEGSSPPLTLGDLMLNVLPDTTQVYGNNGNLEIVDTSVPLQVQIDLSENTKNEEKGLKKINGDTITEVSSKRKQTEPAVTGALIQDSPPGTIQTSVVTSSQQQKKRGGWPKGRKRKPELSEMRPPKAPATGYVLYLNEKRKQYKDLPFPEVTKLLGNEWSKLSLEEKRIYLERAEVEKKRYREELKAYRQSDAYQSYLNKKRTKNLQGNGTEESDMDATDEIEDEDNEELYCRTCDQWFSSLHNKKEHLYGRQHLQSIAGDFTKERLAAEQDGNPVGTSSHSMSTSLDESSLDGAPVGRSGGKGASRYKQQDGGCGVGPSNMTDAITRFLEVTTEREREIKLLGLRLKEVQTNNTNLMKELSQLKEREKRLLEDMECEKEAEGVMEQQLYNLWTVPTMFFINSEVEQQDSSETIPVFICLPDES, encoded by the exons ATGGAAGACGAAGCTGGTGGTCTTCTCTTCAGCACTTGCATAAATAATGTCTCCCAGCAGTTTAGTATTTCTACAGTTTCACTACCACCAGTCTCTTCGGACGATGAAAGATCAGAAAATAGGATTGacactgttactgctgctaatgATCTACTGGAAAACGGGATTTTGGTGGAAACGAATAAAGG acTTGTTTGTTTATCGCTGAAAGATGCCCTTTCATCTGGTGTGGGAGGGTTAAATCTTTCTGTTGAGGATTTTCAAAATGTTGCAGCACAGCTTCTCACGCAGCAGAATGTAGAAAAAGCTACAGCAGAAGGGTCGTCACCACCACTTACATTGGGAGATTTGATGCTCAATGTTTTGCCTGATACAACGCAA gTGTATGGGAACAATGGAAATTTGGAAATAGTGGACACTTCTGTGCCTCTTCAAGTACAGattgatttatctgaaaatacaaaaaatgaagaaaagggATTGAAAAAGATAAATGGAGATACGATTACTGAAGTATCGTCAAAGAGAAAACAGACTGAACCAGCTGTAACTGGTGCATTAATTCAGGATTCACCACCTGGGACGATTCAAACATCTGTTGTCACATCTAGTCAG CAACAAAAGAAACGTGGTGGGTGGCCAAAAGGGAGAAAACGTAAACCCGAACTCTCAGAAATGAGACCACCAAAGGCTCCAGCTACAGGTTATGTTTTATACCTCAACGAGAAGAGAAAACAGTACAAAGATCTACCCTTTCCAGAG gTGACTAAATTATTGGGTAATGAATGGAGCAAACTGAGTCTGGAGGAGAAACGTATCTACTTAGAACGTGCAGAAGTAGAAAAGAAGCGTTACCGGGAGGAACTTAAGGCATACCGTCAGTCAGATGCATACCAATCGTACCTGAATAAAAAGCGCACAAAAA ATCTCCAAGGCAATGGCACAGAGGAATCTGATATGGATGCTACAGATGAAATAGAA GATGAAGATAATGAGGAATTATACTGTCGAACTTGCGACCAGTGGTTCAGTTCACTTCATAATAAAAAGGAGCATTTGTATGGCAGGCAGCATCTTCAG TCAATAGCAGGAGACTTTACAAAAGAACGTCTAGCAGCAGAACAAGATGGAAATCCCGTAGGCACAAGTTCACATTCCATGTCAACTTCACTGGATGAGTCCAGTCTCGATGGTGCACCTGTGGGTCGTTCAGGTGGTAAAGGAGCCAGCAGATACAAGCAACAAGATGGTGGCTGTGGGGTAGGACCATCTAATATGACAGATGCTATCACAAGGTTCTTAGAGGTCACAACAG agcgTGAACGTGAGATTAAGCTGCTGGGTCTGAGGCTGAAAGAAGTGCAAACAAACAATACAAACCTCATGAAGGAACTGTCTCAACTcaaggaaagagagaaaagacTGCTTGAAGATATGGAGTGCGAGAAAGAGGCGGAGGGTGTGATGGAACAACAGCTATACAATTTATGGACAGTCCCCACCATGTTCTTTATAAACTCGGAGGTGGAACAGCAAGACTCTAGTGAAacaattccagttttcatatGCCTTCCAGATGAATCATAG